Proteins encoded by one window of Paroedura picta isolate Pp20150507F chromosome 9, Ppicta_v3.0, whole genome shotgun sequence:
- the LOC143845142 gene encoding uncharacterized protein LOC143845142 codes for MAAFLRLVSNDDWLAGFPARLAQGSGRKGEMQLPRKSVDSKKNMNMCCLCVMGDLDGAQQCKAQMMAVGRVIDKERGLPEHIKEVTVTWSTEHPAGKITLRHSMVQWLRATACNLENQSCLKGCVQILEQYLLQRCLWASEH; via the exons ATGGCAGCTTTTCTGCGTCTTGTCTCCAACGATGATTGGCTGGCGGGGTTTCCTGCTCGTCTCGCGCAAGGATCTGGCCGGAAGGGGGAAATGCAATTGCCCAGGAAATCAGTGGACTCCAAGAAAAACATGAATATGTGTTGCCTGTGTG TGATGGGAGATCTTGACGGAGCACAACAATGCAAGGCACAGATGATGGCAGTTG GAAGAGTCATTGATAAGGAAAGAGGACTCCCAGAACACATAAAGGAAGTCACTGTGACCTGGAGCACCGAGCATCCAGCAGGGAAGATTACCTTGAGAcacagcatggtgcagtggttaagagcaacagcctgcaatctggagaaccag TCGTGTCTGAAGGGTTGTGTCCAGATTTTGGAACAGTACCTTTTGCAAAGGTGCCTCTGGGCATCAGAACATTAA